From a single Candoia aspera isolate rCanAsp1 chromosome 2, rCanAsp1.hap2, whole genome shotgun sequence genomic region:
- the CEP131 gene encoding centrosomal protein of 131 kDa isoform X4: MKSARGSTSSFQGSSANGVDLILTGLPIQVLQRPSSASPGKHIARSISVITENKPKRNILEDAGLAASRAMNNLRRSNSTTQVNQQTNDAFISAEQHEDFLTLFNSSSSGRKKLASLSKDSTEKKTTWNILDEQPRVFPAPPSTREASGSMRKKEICVPLAANFTANNRSNKGAMGNCVTTMVHNNYSTTDKIPVPKSSNQATTSLNNIIKATSNEDTDSSSYMKSQKNFSSSNILAWNNNTSSSSHPIRIQEVSEEEAERFVNQVNLAAVTIQRWYRRHSQRHKEGVAQLGRLLASKREEKQQQLTDESNIFDLQQRRDEERRKIREEKARLARRAAIQELQQKRAQKALDAQRLVEEELAVMKEGKKARRRKTEKASSLKNSSPANSIIKANNADANFHFVGIDTEEASAMASLSVPGQNKVLEEQPQDVSSGKMPSEDLETVITAASRQSKVTLNELLDTLKLLEEEPEVLPQPKAFKEDKYAWIDGEMDSNSLTTDNLERFGKLNCSPGVPEEGTLLSEAKLQSIISFLDEMEKSEQERPRSVASASQQEGLLPEEELAHLDQASAVATEVTSSLLRLRLEVEEKKRAITLLQTALAQQRELTGRHVKETQKELNHQLAVQREQYENAIQRHLAFIDQEIKKLKQLMTATEKIRREKWIDEKTKKIKEITVKGLEPEIQKLIAKHKLEIKKLKALHEAELLQSDERAAQRYVRQTEELREMLEHEKEEQGQRERELARQRYEKQLEQEEQALQQQRRRLYSEVAEEKERLNQQAARQRAELEDLRKQLEANSSIVTKALKEEYEKGKEEQERRHQAEVQALKMQLDIEKQAWEASYLKKEEAWLLTRERELREEVRKERDKEIELVIQRLEADMSSAKDECERVAENRIKRMRDKYEIELQELERSERKLQERCNELKGHFLEAESETVRLQGLLRQKEQEIEDIRKVKDQLAQERSSLSEVIRQEFADRLVSTEDDNKRLKTEMAELRARQRLELDRVIRDKEEELEEVHKRVKTAIVKKEEAVNSFRKQYEAAMKRAEHLESLLEQQRKQLLAAK, encoded by the exons GAAGATGCAGGGCTGGCTGCCTCTAGAGCTATGAACAATTTACGAAGATCCAACAGTACAACTCAGGTTAATCAGCAAACGAATGATGCCTTCAT CAGTGCAGAGCAGCATGAAGACTTCCTGACTTTGTTTAATAGCAGCTCAAGTGGAAGAAAGAAACTAGCAAGTCTAAGCAAAGATTCCACAGAAAAGAAAACTACCTGGAACATCCTG GATGAGCAGCCCAGGGTTTTTCCTGCCCCGCCCAGCACTCGGGAGGCTTctggaagcatgagaaagaaagaaatctgtgtACCACTTGCAGCTAACTTCACTGCCAATAATAG GAGTAACAAAGGTGCCATGGGCAACTGTGTCACCACTATGGTGCATAACAATTACTCTACTACAGACAAGATACCTGTACCAAAGAGTTCCAATCAAGCTACAACTTCGCTCAA CAACATCATCAAAGCTACCTCTAATGAAGACACAGACAGCAGCAGTTACATGAAGTCTCAAAAGAATTTTTCCAGCAGCAACATCCTGGCTTGGAACAATAACACTAGTAGTAGCAGTCACCCCATTAGGATACAAGAAGTGTCAGAGGAGGAGGCTGAGCG ATTTGTTAACCAAGTCAATTTGGCTGCTGTGACAATCCAGCGTTGGTACCGGCGGCACTCTCAGAGGCACAAGGAAGGTGTAGCTCAGCTTGGGCGATTGTTAGCTTCCAAAAGAGAG gaaaaacagcagcagctcACAGATGAGAGCAACATCTTCGATTTGCAGCAGAGACGAGAtgaggagaggagaaagataCGAGAGGAGAAAGCTCGCCTTGCCAGAAGAGCAGCCATCCAG gagCTGCAACAAAAACGAGCCCAAAAAGCGTTAGACGCTCAACGTTTGGTGGAGGAGGAGCTGGCAGTAATGAAAGAAGGCAAGAAAGCCAGAAGAAGGAAAACTGAGAAAGCTAGCTCTTTGAAAAATAGCAGTCCTGCTAATAGCATCATCAAAGCCAACAATGCAG ATGCCAACTTCCACTTTGTAGGAATAGATACAGAAGAAGCTTCTGCCATGGCATCTCTCTCTGTCCCAGGACAAAACAAAGTACTGGAAGAACAGCCACAG GATGTGAGCTCTGGAAAAATGCCCAGTGAAGATCTGGAGACTGTAATCACTGCAGCCAGTAGGCAGTCCAAAGTAACCCTTAATGAGCTGCTAGACACCCTAAAGCTTTTGGAAGAGGAGCCAGAAGTGCTGCCACAACCAAAGGCTTTCAAGGAAGACAAATATGCTTGGATAGATGGG GAGATGGACTCAAATTCTCTAACCACTGACAACCTAGAGAGGTTTGGAAAACTGAACTGCTCGCCAGGAGTCCCTGAAGAAGGAACATTATTGTCAGAAGCAAAACTTCAGAGTATAATTAGCTTCTTGGATGAGATGGAAAAATCTGAGCAGGAACGACCCAGATCCGTTGCCTCAGCTTCACAGCAGGAG GGGCTCTTGCCAGAAGAAGAGCTAGCCCACCTGGATCAGGCTTCAGCAGTTGCCACAGAGGTCACCAGCTCTCTCCTGCGGCTGAGGTTGGAagtagaagagaagaagagagccaTCACTTTACTACAGACAGCACTG GCTCAGCAGCGGGAGTTAACTGGGCGGCATgttaaagagacacagaaagaGCTGAATCACCAGCTGGCTGTGCAGAGGGAGCAGTACGAGAATGCAATCCAACGGCACCTGGCCTTCATTGACCAg gaaataaaaaagctGAAACAGCTGATGACTGCCACAGAAAAAATCCGCCGAGAGAAATGGATTGATGAAAAGACCAAGAAGATCAAAGAGATCACTGTTAAAG GCCTGGAGCCTGAAATCCAGAAGCTCATTGCTAAACACAAGCTAGAGATCAAAAAGCTGAAAGCACTGCATGAGGCAGAACTGCTGCAGTCGGATGAGCGTGCGGCCCAGCGCTACGTACGGCAGACAGAAGAGCTGAGAGAGATGCTGGAGCATGAGAAGGAAGAGCAGGGGCAGCGAGAGAGAGAACTGGCAAGGCAGCG GTATGAGAAGCAGctggagcaggaggagcaggCTCTGCAGCAACAACGGCGCCGGCTCTACAGTGAAGTGGCTGAGGAGAAGGAGAGACTCAACCAGCAGGCCGCCAG GCAAAGAGCTGAACTGGAGGATTTGCGAAAGCAATTGGAAGCGAACAGTTCAATTGTTACCAAAGCTTTAAAGGAAGAAtatgagaaagggaaggaggaacagGAGCGACGTCATCAG gCAGAGGTACAGGCTTTGAAGATGCAACTGGACATAGAGAAGCAAGCCTGGGAAGCCAGTTATCTGAAAAAAGAG GAGGCCTGGCTGCTAACTCGAGAACGGGAGCTAAGAGAAGAAGTGCGGAAAGAAAGGGACAAGGAGATTGAGCTGGTCATCCAGAGACTAGAGGCTGACATGTCTTCTGCCAAGGATGAATGTGAGAGGGTTGCAGAGAACAG AATAAAGAGGATGCGGGACAAGTATGAAATAGAGCTGCAGGAATTGGAGCGGTCGGAACGTAAGCTGCAAGAGCGCTGCAACGAACTGAAGGGGCATTTTCTGGAAGCAGAAAGTGAGACCGTTCGTCTCCAAGGTCTCCTACGGCAGAAGGAACAGGAAATTGAGGACATCCGAAAG GTGAAGGACCAGTTAGCTCAGGAGCGCAGCAGCCTCTCCGAGGTTATTCGGCAAGAGTTTGCAGACCGACTTGTAAGCACAGAAGATGACAACAAACGTCTCAAGACTGAAATGGCTGAACTTCGTGCCCGCCAGCGCTTGGAATTGGACAGAGTGATACGAGACAAAGAGGAGGAGCTGGAAGAAGTGCATAAAAG AGTGAAGACAGCCATTGTGAAAAAAGAGGAGGCCGTGAACAGCTTTCGAAAGCAGTATGAG GCAGCCATGAAGAGGGCAGAGCATCTGGAATCCCTCTTGGAGCAGCAGCGCAAGCAATTGCTAGCAGCCAAGTAG
- the CEP131 gene encoding centrosomal protein of 131 kDa isoform X1, with translation MKSARGSTSSFQGSSANGVDLILTGLPIQVLQRPSSASPGKHIARSISVITENKPKRNILEDAGLAASRAMNNLRRSNSTTQVNQQTNDAFISAEQHEDFLTLFNSSSSGRKKLASLSKDSTEKKTTWNILDEQPRVFPAPPSTREASGSMRKKEICVPLAANFTANNRSNKGAMGNCVTTMVHNNYSTTDKIPVPKSSNQATTSLNNIIKATSNEDTDSSSYMKSQKNFSSSNILAWNNNTSSSSHPIRIQEVSEEEAERFVNQVNLAAVTIQRWYRRHSQRHKEGVAQLGRLLASKREEKQQQLTDESNIFDLQQRRDEERRKIREEKARLARRAAIQELQQKRAQKALDAQRLVEEELAVMKEGKKARRRKTEKASSLKNSSPANSIIKANNADANFHFVGIDTEEASAMASLSVPGQNKVLEEQPQDVSSGKMPSEDLETVITAASRQSKVTLNELLDTLKLLEEEPEVLPQPKAFKEDKYAWIDGEMDSNSLTTDNLERFGKLNCSPGVPEEGTLLSEAKLQSIISFLDEMEKSEQERPRSVASASQQEGLLPEEELAHLDQASAVATEVTSSLLRLRLEVEEKKRAITLLQTALAQQRELTGRHVKETQKELNHQLAVQREQYENAIQRHLAFIDQLIDDKRALSEKCEAVVSELKLVDQKYMKKIAQMQEQHELVWRTLGPLCEEIKKLKQLMTATEKIRREKWIDEKTKKIKEITVKGLEPEIQKLIAKHKLEIKKLKALHEAELLQSDERAAQRYVRQTEELREMLEHEKEEQGQRERELARQRYEKQLEQEEQALQQQRRRLYSEVAEEKERLNQQAARQRAELEDLRKQLEANSSIVTKALKEEYEKGKEEQERRHQAEVQALKMQLDIEKQAWEASYLKKEEAWLLTRERELREEVRKERDKEIELVIQRLEADMSSAKDECERVAENRIKRMRDKYEIELQELERSERKLQERCNELKGHFLEAESETVRLQGLLRQKEQEIEDIRKVKDQLAQERSSLSEVIRQEFADRLVSTEDDNKRLKTEMAELRARQRLELDRVIRDKEEELEEVHKRVKTAIVKKEEAVNSFRKQYEAAMKRAEHLESLLEQQRKQLLAAK, from the exons GAAGATGCAGGGCTGGCTGCCTCTAGAGCTATGAACAATTTACGAAGATCCAACAGTACAACTCAGGTTAATCAGCAAACGAATGATGCCTTCAT CAGTGCAGAGCAGCATGAAGACTTCCTGACTTTGTTTAATAGCAGCTCAAGTGGAAGAAAGAAACTAGCAAGTCTAAGCAAAGATTCCACAGAAAAGAAAACTACCTGGAACATCCTG GATGAGCAGCCCAGGGTTTTTCCTGCCCCGCCCAGCACTCGGGAGGCTTctggaagcatgagaaagaaagaaatctgtgtACCACTTGCAGCTAACTTCACTGCCAATAATAG GAGTAACAAAGGTGCCATGGGCAACTGTGTCACCACTATGGTGCATAACAATTACTCTACTACAGACAAGATACCTGTACCAAAGAGTTCCAATCAAGCTACAACTTCGCTCAA CAACATCATCAAAGCTACCTCTAATGAAGACACAGACAGCAGCAGTTACATGAAGTCTCAAAAGAATTTTTCCAGCAGCAACATCCTGGCTTGGAACAATAACACTAGTAGTAGCAGTCACCCCATTAGGATACAAGAAGTGTCAGAGGAGGAGGCTGAGCG ATTTGTTAACCAAGTCAATTTGGCTGCTGTGACAATCCAGCGTTGGTACCGGCGGCACTCTCAGAGGCACAAGGAAGGTGTAGCTCAGCTTGGGCGATTGTTAGCTTCCAAAAGAGAG gaaaaacagcagcagctcACAGATGAGAGCAACATCTTCGATTTGCAGCAGAGACGAGAtgaggagaggagaaagataCGAGAGGAGAAAGCTCGCCTTGCCAGAAGAGCAGCCATCCAG gagCTGCAACAAAAACGAGCCCAAAAAGCGTTAGACGCTCAACGTTTGGTGGAGGAGGAGCTGGCAGTAATGAAAGAAGGCAAGAAAGCCAGAAGAAGGAAAACTGAGAAAGCTAGCTCTTTGAAAAATAGCAGTCCTGCTAATAGCATCATCAAAGCCAACAATGCAG ATGCCAACTTCCACTTTGTAGGAATAGATACAGAAGAAGCTTCTGCCATGGCATCTCTCTCTGTCCCAGGACAAAACAAAGTACTGGAAGAACAGCCACAG GATGTGAGCTCTGGAAAAATGCCCAGTGAAGATCTGGAGACTGTAATCACTGCAGCCAGTAGGCAGTCCAAAGTAACCCTTAATGAGCTGCTAGACACCCTAAAGCTTTTGGAAGAGGAGCCAGAAGTGCTGCCACAACCAAAGGCTTTCAAGGAAGACAAATATGCTTGGATAGATGGG GAGATGGACTCAAATTCTCTAACCACTGACAACCTAGAGAGGTTTGGAAAACTGAACTGCTCGCCAGGAGTCCCTGAAGAAGGAACATTATTGTCAGAAGCAAAACTTCAGAGTATAATTAGCTTCTTGGATGAGATGGAAAAATCTGAGCAGGAACGACCCAGATCCGTTGCCTCAGCTTCACAGCAGGAG GGGCTCTTGCCAGAAGAAGAGCTAGCCCACCTGGATCAGGCTTCAGCAGTTGCCACAGAGGTCACCAGCTCTCTCCTGCGGCTGAGGTTGGAagtagaagagaagaagagagccaTCACTTTACTACAGACAGCACTG GCTCAGCAGCGGGAGTTAACTGGGCGGCATgttaaagagacacagaaagaGCTGAATCACCAGCTGGCTGTGCAGAGGGAGCAGTACGAGAATGCAATCCAACGGCACCTGGCCTTCATTGACCAg CTCATCGATGACAAGAGAGCTCTGAGTGAGAAATGTGAAGCAGTGGTGTCTGAATTGAAGCTTGTGGATCAGAAATACATGAAGAAAATTGCCCAGATGCAAGAGCAGCATGAGTTG GTCTGGCGCACTCTGGGCCCCCTCTGTGAG gaaataaaaaagctGAAACAGCTGATGACTGCCACAGAAAAAATCCGCCGAGAGAAATGGATTGATGAAAAGACCAAGAAGATCAAAGAGATCACTGTTAAAG GCCTGGAGCCTGAAATCCAGAAGCTCATTGCTAAACACAAGCTAGAGATCAAAAAGCTGAAAGCACTGCATGAGGCAGAACTGCTGCAGTCGGATGAGCGTGCGGCCCAGCGCTACGTACGGCAGACAGAAGAGCTGAGAGAGATGCTGGAGCATGAGAAGGAAGAGCAGGGGCAGCGAGAGAGAGAACTGGCAAGGCAGCG GTATGAGAAGCAGctggagcaggaggagcaggCTCTGCAGCAACAACGGCGCCGGCTCTACAGTGAAGTGGCTGAGGAGAAGGAGAGACTCAACCAGCAGGCCGCCAG GCAAAGAGCTGAACTGGAGGATTTGCGAAAGCAATTGGAAGCGAACAGTTCAATTGTTACCAAAGCTTTAAAGGAAGAAtatgagaaagggaaggaggaacagGAGCGACGTCATCAG gCAGAGGTACAGGCTTTGAAGATGCAACTGGACATAGAGAAGCAAGCCTGGGAAGCCAGTTATCTGAAAAAAGAG GAGGCCTGGCTGCTAACTCGAGAACGGGAGCTAAGAGAAGAAGTGCGGAAAGAAAGGGACAAGGAGATTGAGCTGGTCATCCAGAGACTAGAGGCTGACATGTCTTCTGCCAAGGATGAATGTGAGAGGGTTGCAGAGAACAG AATAAAGAGGATGCGGGACAAGTATGAAATAGAGCTGCAGGAATTGGAGCGGTCGGAACGTAAGCTGCAAGAGCGCTGCAACGAACTGAAGGGGCATTTTCTGGAAGCAGAAAGTGAGACCGTTCGTCTCCAAGGTCTCCTACGGCAGAAGGAACAGGAAATTGAGGACATCCGAAAG GTGAAGGACCAGTTAGCTCAGGAGCGCAGCAGCCTCTCCGAGGTTATTCGGCAAGAGTTTGCAGACCGACTTGTAAGCACAGAAGATGACAACAAACGTCTCAAGACTGAAATGGCTGAACTTCGTGCCCGCCAGCGCTTGGAATTGGACAGAGTGATACGAGACAAAGAGGAGGAGCTGGAAGAAGTGCATAAAAG AGTGAAGACAGCCATTGTGAAAAAAGAGGAGGCCGTGAACAGCTTTCGAAAGCAGTATGAG GCAGCCATGAAGAGGGCAGAGCATCTGGAATCCCTCTTGGAGCAGCAGCGCAAGCAATTGCTAGCAGCCAAGTAG
- the CEP131 gene encoding centrosomal protein of 131 kDa isoform X2 yields the protein MKSARGSTSSFQGSSANGVDLILTGLPIQVLQRPSSASPGKHIARSISVITENKPKRNILEDAGLAASRAMNNLRRSNSTTQVNQQTNDAFIAEQHEDFLTLFNSSSSGRKKLASLSKDSTEKKTTWNILDEQPRVFPAPPSTREASGSMRKKEICVPLAANFTANNRSNKGAMGNCVTTMVHNNYSTTDKIPVPKSSNQATTSLNNIIKATSNEDTDSSSYMKSQKNFSSSNILAWNNNTSSSSHPIRIQEVSEEEAERFVNQVNLAAVTIQRWYRRHSQRHKEGVAQLGRLLASKREEKQQQLTDESNIFDLQQRRDEERRKIREEKARLARRAAIQELQQKRAQKALDAQRLVEEELAVMKEGKKARRRKTEKASSLKNSSPANSIIKANNADANFHFVGIDTEEASAMASLSVPGQNKVLEEQPQDVSSGKMPSEDLETVITAASRQSKVTLNELLDTLKLLEEEPEVLPQPKAFKEDKYAWIDGEMDSNSLTTDNLERFGKLNCSPGVPEEGTLLSEAKLQSIISFLDEMEKSEQERPRSVASASQQEGLLPEEELAHLDQASAVATEVTSSLLRLRLEVEEKKRAITLLQTALAQQRELTGRHVKETQKELNHQLAVQREQYENAIQRHLAFIDQLIDDKRALSEKCEAVVSELKLVDQKYMKKIAQMQEQHELVWRTLGPLCEEIKKLKQLMTATEKIRREKWIDEKTKKIKEITVKGLEPEIQKLIAKHKLEIKKLKALHEAELLQSDERAAQRYVRQTEELREMLEHEKEEQGQRERELARQRYEKQLEQEEQALQQQRRRLYSEVAEEKERLNQQAARQRAELEDLRKQLEANSSIVTKALKEEYEKGKEEQERRHQAEVQALKMQLDIEKQAWEASYLKKEEAWLLTRERELREEVRKERDKEIELVIQRLEADMSSAKDECERVAENRIKRMRDKYEIELQELERSERKLQERCNELKGHFLEAESETVRLQGLLRQKEQEIEDIRKVKDQLAQERSSLSEVIRQEFADRLVSTEDDNKRLKTEMAELRARQRLELDRVIRDKEEELEEVHKRVKTAIVKKEEAVNSFRKQYEAAMKRAEHLESLLEQQRKQLLAAK from the exons GAAGATGCAGGGCTGGCTGCCTCTAGAGCTATGAACAATTTACGAAGATCCAACAGTACAACTCAGGTTAATCAGCAAACGAATGATGCCTTCAT TGCAGAGCAGCATGAAGACTTCCTGACTTTGTTTAATAGCAGCTCAAGTGGAAGAAAGAAACTAGCAAGTCTAAGCAAAGATTCCACAGAAAAGAAAACTACCTGGAACATCCTG GATGAGCAGCCCAGGGTTTTTCCTGCCCCGCCCAGCACTCGGGAGGCTTctggaagcatgagaaagaaagaaatctgtgtACCACTTGCAGCTAACTTCACTGCCAATAATAG GAGTAACAAAGGTGCCATGGGCAACTGTGTCACCACTATGGTGCATAACAATTACTCTACTACAGACAAGATACCTGTACCAAAGAGTTCCAATCAAGCTACAACTTCGCTCAA CAACATCATCAAAGCTACCTCTAATGAAGACACAGACAGCAGCAGTTACATGAAGTCTCAAAAGAATTTTTCCAGCAGCAACATCCTGGCTTGGAACAATAACACTAGTAGTAGCAGTCACCCCATTAGGATACAAGAAGTGTCAGAGGAGGAGGCTGAGCG ATTTGTTAACCAAGTCAATTTGGCTGCTGTGACAATCCAGCGTTGGTACCGGCGGCACTCTCAGAGGCACAAGGAAGGTGTAGCTCAGCTTGGGCGATTGTTAGCTTCCAAAAGAGAG gaaaaacagcagcagctcACAGATGAGAGCAACATCTTCGATTTGCAGCAGAGACGAGAtgaggagaggagaaagataCGAGAGGAGAAAGCTCGCCTTGCCAGAAGAGCAGCCATCCAG gagCTGCAACAAAAACGAGCCCAAAAAGCGTTAGACGCTCAACGTTTGGTGGAGGAGGAGCTGGCAGTAATGAAAGAAGGCAAGAAAGCCAGAAGAAGGAAAACTGAGAAAGCTAGCTCTTTGAAAAATAGCAGTCCTGCTAATAGCATCATCAAAGCCAACAATGCAG ATGCCAACTTCCACTTTGTAGGAATAGATACAGAAGAAGCTTCTGCCATGGCATCTCTCTCTGTCCCAGGACAAAACAAAGTACTGGAAGAACAGCCACAG GATGTGAGCTCTGGAAAAATGCCCAGTGAAGATCTGGAGACTGTAATCACTGCAGCCAGTAGGCAGTCCAAAGTAACCCTTAATGAGCTGCTAGACACCCTAAAGCTTTTGGAAGAGGAGCCAGAAGTGCTGCCACAACCAAAGGCTTTCAAGGAAGACAAATATGCTTGGATAGATGGG GAGATGGACTCAAATTCTCTAACCACTGACAACCTAGAGAGGTTTGGAAAACTGAACTGCTCGCCAGGAGTCCCTGAAGAAGGAACATTATTGTCAGAAGCAAAACTTCAGAGTATAATTAGCTTCTTGGATGAGATGGAAAAATCTGAGCAGGAACGACCCAGATCCGTTGCCTCAGCTTCACAGCAGGAG GGGCTCTTGCCAGAAGAAGAGCTAGCCCACCTGGATCAGGCTTCAGCAGTTGCCACAGAGGTCACCAGCTCTCTCCTGCGGCTGAGGTTGGAagtagaagagaagaagagagccaTCACTTTACTACAGACAGCACTG GCTCAGCAGCGGGAGTTAACTGGGCGGCATgttaaagagacacagaaagaGCTGAATCACCAGCTGGCTGTGCAGAGGGAGCAGTACGAGAATGCAATCCAACGGCACCTGGCCTTCATTGACCAg CTCATCGATGACAAGAGAGCTCTGAGTGAGAAATGTGAAGCAGTGGTGTCTGAATTGAAGCTTGTGGATCAGAAATACATGAAGAAAATTGCCCAGATGCAAGAGCAGCATGAGTTG GTCTGGCGCACTCTGGGCCCCCTCTGTGAG gaaataaaaaagctGAAACAGCTGATGACTGCCACAGAAAAAATCCGCCGAGAGAAATGGATTGATGAAAAGACCAAGAAGATCAAAGAGATCACTGTTAAAG GCCTGGAGCCTGAAATCCAGAAGCTCATTGCTAAACACAAGCTAGAGATCAAAAAGCTGAAAGCACTGCATGAGGCAGAACTGCTGCAGTCGGATGAGCGTGCGGCCCAGCGCTACGTACGGCAGACAGAAGAGCTGAGAGAGATGCTGGAGCATGAGAAGGAAGAGCAGGGGCAGCGAGAGAGAGAACTGGCAAGGCAGCG GTATGAGAAGCAGctggagcaggaggagcaggCTCTGCAGCAACAACGGCGCCGGCTCTACAGTGAAGTGGCTGAGGAGAAGGAGAGACTCAACCAGCAGGCCGCCAG GCAAAGAGCTGAACTGGAGGATTTGCGAAAGCAATTGGAAGCGAACAGTTCAATTGTTACCAAAGCTTTAAAGGAAGAAtatgagaaagggaaggaggaacagGAGCGACGTCATCAG gCAGAGGTACAGGCTTTGAAGATGCAACTGGACATAGAGAAGCAAGCCTGGGAAGCCAGTTATCTGAAAAAAGAG GAGGCCTGGCTGCTAACTCGAGAACGGGAGCTAAGAGAAGAAGTGCGGAAAGAAAGGGACAAGGAGATTGAGCTGGTCATCCAGAGACTAGAGGCTGACATGTCTTCTGCCAAGGATGAATGTGAGAGGGTTGCAGAGAACAG AATAAAGAGGATGCGGGACAAGTATGAAATAGAGCTGCAGGAATTGGAGCGGTCGGAACGTAAGCTGCAAGAGCGCTGCAACGAACTGAAGGGGCATTTTCTGGAAGCAGAAAGTGAGACCGTTCGTCTCCAAGGTCTCCTACGGCAGAAGGAACAGGAAATTGAGGACATCCGAAAG GTGAAGGACCAGTTAGCTCAGGAGCGCAGCAGCCTCTCCGAGGTTATTCGGCAAGAGTTTGCAGACCGACTTGTAAGCACAGAAGATGACAACAAACGTCTCAAGACTGAAATGGCTGAACTTCGTGCCCGCCAGCGCTTGGAATTGGACAGAGTGATACGAGACAAAGAGGAGGAGCTGGAAGAAGTGCATAAAAG AGTGAAGACAGCCATTGTGAAAAAAGAGGAGGCCGTGAACAGCTTTCGAAAGCAGTATGAG GCAGCCATGAAGAGGGCAGAGCATCTGGAATCCCTCTTGGAGCAGCAGCGCAAGCAATTGCTAGCAGCCAAGTAG